From the Paenibacillus sp. FSL H8-0548 genome, one window contains:
- a CDS encoding transposase → MIKQKSSLDQLPPEMRPAFQELGVLKHLRNAGFKKTFGYTCSHLFMLVFVLLFHQKNWFRLLESSKSEAFPGKDAVYRFLNHSGFAWRRFLTSLSSDTVQRVETLTSVTRTSVFIVDDSMFERNRSKAVELLARFKDHATGAYYKGFRMLTLGWSDGHTFLPLDFALLSSVKAGLTGIHPGIDKRSTGYKRRKEALLSAPHLVSELLDRAIASGVSASYVLMDSWFTHAPLIERVVERGLHVIGMVKNDNKRYLVQGKRVDLKGLYRSATQVQGKQRNILRQIHTELVPGIPVVVIFVRHRSKKNEWLAILSTDLTLTAPEIIQIYALRWDIEVFFKCAKSLLRLQKEFQGRSYDLLISHTTIVFSRYILLAWQHRQSTDQRTLGGLFYLLCDEVGSLDWAVALQQLVELMNEIANQVGKKLSTMIKSQLQLWISALPNYIKAYLPISGCES, encoded by the coding sequence ATGATAAAGCAAAAGTCGTCCCTAGATCAACTCCCACCTGAAATGAGGCCTGCTTTTCAGGAACTCGGTGTACTGAAGCACCTGAGAAATGCAGGATTCAAAAAGACTTTTGGCTATACCTGTTCCCATCTATTTATGCTCGTTTTTGTCCTTCTCTTTCATCAGAAGAACTGGTTTCGTCTGCTCGAAAGTTCCAAAAGTGAAGCCTTTCCTGGCAAAGATGCCGTCTACCGGTTTCTTAATCACAGCGGATTTGCTTGGCGGCGTTTCTTGACTTCTCTCAGCAGTGACACCGTTCAGCGAGTCGAAACCTTGACCTCCGTCACACGAACTTCCGTGTTTATTGTCGACGATTCCATGTTTGAACGAAATCGCAGCAAAGCGGTAGAACTTCTCGCTCGGTTCAAGGATCACGCCACCGGTGCTTATTATAAGGGGTTCCGTATGCTGACTTTAGGCTGGTCGGACGGCCATACATTTCTCCCTCTGGACTTCGCCCTGCTCAGTTCTGTGAAGGCTGGACTGACCGGTATTCATCCGGGAATCGATAAGCGATCCACTGGCTACAAACGCCGGAAAGAAGCTCTGCTTTCGGCCCCGCATCTGGTTTCTGAACTGCTGGATCGGGCCATCGCCTCGGGTGTTTCTGCGTCTTACGTACTCATGGACAGTTGGTTCACTCATGCGCCCTTAATCGAGCGAGTGGTGGAACGAGGTCTTCATGTCATTGGCATGGTGAAAAACGACAACAAGCGATATCTCGTTCAGGGCAAGCGGGTCGATCTCAAAGGTCTTTACCGATCTGCAACGCAAGTCCAAGGGAAGCAACGGAATATTTTGCGTCAGATTCATACGGAACTGGTTCCCGGTATTCCAGTCGTCGTGATCTTTGTTCGCCATCGCTCCAAGAAAAACGAGTGGCTCGCGATTCTATCGACGGATCTCACACTGACGGCACCGGAAATCATTCAAATCTACGCTCTTCGCTGGGACATCGAGGTCTTTTTCAAATGCGCTAAATCCTTGCTGCGCCTGCAAAAAGAGTTCCAAGGTCGCTCCTACGATCTGCTCATTAGCCATACTACGATTGTCTTTTCCCGTTATATTCTGCTGGCTTGGCAGCATCGGCAAAGTACCGATCAACGGACGCTCGGTGGACTGTTTTATTTGCTATGCGATGAAGTCGGTTCTTTGGACTGGGCAGTGGCTTTACAGCAACTGGTGGAATTGATGAACGAAATCGCTAATCAAGTCGGCAAAAAGCTATCCACTATGATAAAAAGTCAACTACAGCTCTGGATCTCCGCTTTGCCCAATTACATCAAGGCTTACTTGCCAATTTCAGGCTGCGAAAGTTGA
- a CDS encoding ATP-binding protein → MDIIGFISRSHGMDLRSTFSYLLEKHHDCRTPYNIKVIYLMVVIRISDYLHITPDRAPARILQISSFSSPVSILEWKLHQTIKDMNQNHEDPETLFVNARPSNSVEFLKLKSLFNNIQNEFDLSWAILGEVYGRYKELNKLKISIRRVRSNLENKSYIDSLAYLPKKAIFDSDSEVIKLLVSPLYGGQPSYGVRELIQNSVDACRELEYLYKTGAEIGEYKSEIKIGVYQAESDYFFQIEDNGIGMSAEVIVHYFFIAGASYRNNMDWKMKFTVDGDTQITRSGRFGVGILAAFLLGDQLEVTTKSINSERGYSFTASLDDVQIEVRNTIDRSVGTTIRIKLNEKSLLELKNQVESDYQSNRSEPAWFAWYVLNKPDIQYNFPDDWGRDGFNKYHTAADINDWKVIKVQRFGEVLWKYEDSISKQFYNPTLLCNGIIIPNGYRCRYPFYWSYPSMNQMPSVAVYDYKGAMPLELKRDKLDGNGELPFEKELSQSLILDMLAKLITRKTNSSKLVSDTTHFKHPLLMANKIVDEDGQRVDNLIGEGSLVLSKAGYCLPYTRNIKKLKTNKFVQIWTKTSQELSFNIWSYLEYVMICNHPLSHSNELLKSALYELSFIHDFRINSKRIYLPKQLGVALLNGEIKMSKDIWNKLKMEKEFGNMISITMNNPPSATIDDSFFESDDGLKVDTLIEIYIASKKFRKHNKHDKEKIEKLNKYVEEVLDKCFADGGFIPYDLKERREKFPQAFKYLSEYM, encoded by the coding sequence ATGGATATTATAGGCTTTATTAGCCGAAGTCATGGAATGGACTTGCGTTCTACATTCTCTTATTTATTAGAAAAGCATCATGATTGTCGAACTCCATATAATATTAAAGTTATCTATCTAATGGTGGTTATAAGAATTTCTGACTATCTTCATATTACTCCCGACCGTGCCCCAGCTAGAATTTTACAGATATCATCGTTTTCCAGCCCTGTTTCTATATTAGAATGGAAGCTTCATCAGACAATTAAAGATATGAATCAGAACCATGAAGATCCTGAGACTCTTTTTGTAAATGCAAGGCCCAGTAACAGTGTGGAATTTCTTAAATTAAAATCTTTGTTTAATAATATTCAAAATGAATTTGATTTAAGTTGGGCCATACTTGGGGAAGTATACGGAAGGTATAAAGAATTAAATAAATTGAAAATTTCTATAAGAAGAGTACGGTCGAATCTTGAAAATAAATCGTATATAGATTCTCTGGCATATCTACCTAAGAAGGCAATATTCGATAGTGATTCAGAGGTTATCAAGTTACTGGTATCGCCCTTGTACGGTGGGCAACCTAGTTACGGAGTGAGAGAACTTATCCAAAATTCAGTTGATGCATGTAGGGAGCTTGAATACCTCTATAAAACTGGGGCAGAGATAGGCGAATACAAATCGGAAATTAAAATAGGTGTCTACCAGGCTGAATCTGATTATTTTTTCCAAATTGAAGATAATGGTATCGGAATGTCAGCAGAAGTCATCGTTCATTACTTTTTTATAGCAGGAGCATCTTATAGAAACAACATGGATTGGAAAATGAAATTCACTGTGGATGGAGATACTCAGATTACTCGGAGCGGACGATTTGGAGTAGGAATACTAGCAGCTTTCTTATTAGGTGATCAACTTGAGGTCACTACGAAGAGTATCAACTCGGAACGCGGATATTCTTTTACAGCAAGTTTGGATGATGTGCAGATTGAAGTTAGGAATACTATTGATCGTTCGGTCGGGACTACAATAAGAATCAAACTCAATGAAAAATCATTACTAGAATTAAAGAATCAAGTGGAAAGTGATTATCAATCCAATAGAAGTGAACCAGCATGGTTTGCATGGTATGTATTAAATAAACCTGATATTCAATATAATTTCCCAGATGACTGGGGACGAGATGGATTCAATAAGTATCATACTGCCGCTGACATTAATGATTGGAAAGTTATTAAAGTTCAAAGGTTTGGTGAAGTCTTATGGAAATATGAAGATAGCATTTCAAAGCAGTTCTATAATCCGACTTTGCTTTGTAATGGAATCATCATTCCTAATGGGTATAGATGCCGATATCCCTTTTACTGGTCTTACCCATCTATGAATCAAATGCCTTCTGTTGCGGTGTATGATTATAAGGGAGCTATGCCGCTTGAATTAAAAAGGGATAAGTTGGATGGAAATGGTGAACTTCCATTTGAAAAAGAACTGTCTCAAAGCTTGATTTTAGATATGTTGGCAAAGCTCATCACGCGAAAAACGAATAGCTCTAAATTAGTCAGCGATACAACGCATTTCAAACATCCATTATTAATGGCTAATAAAATAGTAGATGAAGATGGTCAGAGAGTAGATAACTTAATAGGAGAAGGGTCACTTGTGTTGTCAAAAGCAGGATATTGTCTTCCTTATACTCGTAATATTAAAAAGCTTAAAACAAATAAATTTGTCCAAATTTGGACTAAAACTTCACAGGAACTATCTTTTAATATATGGTCTTATTTAGAATATGTAATGATCTGCAATCATCCGTTATCGCATTCGAATGAATTGCTGAAAAGTGCGCTTTATGAATTGAGTTTTATACACGATTTCAGAATAAATTCAAAAAGAATTTATCTTCCAAAGCAGCTCGGAGTAGCATTATTAAATGGAGAAATTAAAATGAGTAAGGACATATGGAATAAACTGAAAATGGAAAAAGAGTTTGGGAATATGATTAGTATTACCATGAATAATCCACCTTCTGCAACAATTGATGATTCTTTTTTTGAAAGTGATGATGGGTTAAAAGTAGATACCTTAATTGAAATATATATAGCCTCAAAAAAATTCAGAAAACATAATAAACACGATAAGGAAAAAATTGAAAAATTAAATAAATATGTTGAAGAAGTTTTGGATAAGTGCTTTGCAGATGGAGGGTTTATTCCATACGATTTAAAGGAGAGGAGAGAAAAATTTCCACAGGCTTTCAAATATTTGTCGGAGTATATGTAG
- the cysD gene encoding sulfate adenylyltransferase subunit CysD — MDKLMLDSIDETTHLDQLEAEAIYIIREVAAECENPVMLYSIGKDSSVMLHLALKAFYPEKPPFSFMHIDTTWKFKEMIEFRDRKAKEFGINMIVHSNQEGIEQGINPFDHGSAYTDIMKTQALKQGLDKYGFTAAFGGGRRDEEKSRAKERIFSFRNKNHAWDPKNQRPEMWKLFNTRINKGESIRVFPISNWTEKDIWQYIRRENIDIVPLYFAKERPVVNRDGQMIMADDERMKLEPGEKIEMIKMRFRTLGCYPLTGGAESDANTLDAIIEETLGAVSSERTTRVIDQEESGSMERRKREGYF; from the coding sequence ATGGACAAATTGATGCTTGATTCCATAGATGAAACGACACATCTAGATCAACTCGAGGCTGAAGCGATTTATATTATTCGAGAAGTTGCGGCGGAATGTGAAAATCCCGTGATGCTGTACTCGATCGGTAAGGATAGCTCCGTGATGCTGCATTTGGCGCTGAAAGCATTTTATCCGGAGAAGCCGCCGTTTTCTTTCATGCATATTGACACAACGTGGAAGTTCAAAGAGATGATTGAATTCCGCGACCGCAAGGCGAAAGAATTCGGAATCAACATGATTGTTCACTCCAATCAGGAAGGAATTGAGCAAGGGATCAATCCATTCGATCATGGTTCCGCATATACGGATATTATGAAAACCCAAGCTCTGAAGCAAGGCTTGGACAAGTACGGATTTACAGCTGCCTTTGGTGGTGGAAGACGTGATGAGGAAAAGTCACGTGCGAAGGAGCGGATTTTCTCATTCCGAAATAAAAATCATGCCTGGGATCCGAAAAATCAGCGGCCGGAAATGTGGAAGCTTTTCAACACAAGAATTAATAAGGGTGAAAGCATTCGCGTATTCCCGATCTCCAACTGGACGGAAAAAGATATCTGGCAATACATTCGCAGAGAGAACATTGATATCGTGCCTCTCTATTTTGCGAAAGAAAGGCCTGTCGTTAATCGCGATGGACAGATGATCATGGCGGATGATGAGCGGATGAAGCTCGAGCCGGGTGAGAAGATTGAAATGATAAAGATGAGATTTCGCACATTAGGCTGCTACCCGCTGACTGGCGGCGCCGAGTCAGATGCGAACACGCTGGATGCTATTATTGAAGAAACACTTGGTGCGGTATCATCCGAACGGACAACAAGGGTTATCGACCAGGAAGAGTCGGGCAGCATGGAAAGACGTAAACGGGAGGGCTATTTCTAA
- a CDS encoding NADH-dependent flavin oxidoreductase, with translation MNNNYKSIFEPFEFPSGVQLKNRVIMAPMTLGASKSNGAVTEEELAYYIERAQGVGAVITSSALVSQNGKLMENGFGVDDDVLLPGLKTLANTIHEQGSKAFVQIFHGGRSSNPALLSGGQPLSASTVAAEPEGSATPKAMTEEEIEDAIEEFANATRRVIEAGFDGVEIHGANGFLIQQFFSPHSNRREDQWGGTLEKRMRFPLEIIKRVKEVVAKYAKSPFVVGYRFSPEERETPGITMEDTLQFVDVLALQNLDYVHLSVDHFWGEPRREESNSTTSRVVMVQERVGNLVPVIGVGGLSTPDDVVKALGTGIPLVAMGHALIMEPKWVEKVQSGQEKEIRTTLPRTAQKELVVLDVMWGMITNIPGWFPVVD, from the coding sequence ATGAACAACAATTACAAATCCATATTCGAGCCGTTCGAGTTTCCATCTGGAGTGCAGTTAAAAAATAGGGTGATTATGGCACCAATGACCCTGGGGGCATCAAAGTCTAACGGAGCCGTTACTGAAGAAGAATTGGCTTACTATATTGAACGGGCTCAGGGTGTAGGCGCCGTGATTACCAGCAGTGCCCTTGTTTCGCAAAACGGAAAATTGATGGAAAACGGCTTCGGCGTTGATGATGACGTTCTGCTCCCAGGCCTAAAAACATTAGCAAACACGATTCATGAGCAAGGTTCCAAAGCTTTTGTCCAGATTTTTCATGGGGGGCGTAGCAGCAATCCGGCTTTGCTGTCTGGAGGGCAACCGTTAAGTGCAAGCACAGTTGCAGCAGAGCCTGAAGGATCTGCTACTCCAAAGGCAATGACAGAAGAGGAAATTGAGGATGCTATTGAAGAATTTGCCAATGCAACCCGAAGGGTGATTGAAGCCGGATTTGACGGAGTTGAGATTCATGGCGCCAACGGCTTCTTGATTCAACAATTTTTCTCTCCGCATTCCAACAGAAGAGAAGACCAATGGGGCGGAACATTAGAAAAGAGAATGAGATTCCCTCTTGAAATCATCAAACGCGTAAAAGAAGTGGTTGCAAAATATGCAAAATCACCGTTTGTTGTTGGGTACAGATTTTCTCCAGAGGAAAGAGAAACTCCCGGCATCACAATGGAAGATACGCTTCAATTCGTGGATGTTCTGGCCTTACAGAACTTGGACTACGTCCATCTTTCCGTGGATCATTTCTGGGGTGAACCAAGGAGAGAAGAATCCAACAGCACTACGTCGCGTGTAGTAATGGTTCAGGAGCGTGTAGGTAATCTAGTGCCTGTAATCGGTGTTGGCGGCCTTTCCACACCGGATGATGTCGTTAAAGCACTGGGCACTGGAATCCCACTAGTAGCAATGGGCCATGCCTTGATCATGGAGCCTAAATGGGTTGAAAAGGTACAAAGCGGACAGGAAAAAGAAATTAGAACAACACTTCCCCGAACTGCTCAAAAAGAATTGGTAGTTCTCGATGTGATGTGGGGAATGATAACCAATATACCAGGATGGTTCCCGGTCGTGGATTAA
- a CDS encoding ABC transporter substrate-binding protein: MFKRFTGLLFVAMSVVLVLSSCSAGTETASVEKEQPVTRITVAITQDLKGDKLDATTYNGARAVQTAIYDALVEFGEGEIKPSLAEKWEVSDDGKTYTFHLREGVLFSDGSPLTSEAVKFSIQRTVANEETASLEISRKLDKVETPDARTVVLTFKEIASQTLLELSQARPLRIMSPNAVTPAGDINGEFVKPIGTGPWQLESYKEAAETILAANVHYWKEPASKYQLVFKVITDPQARVLALQNGEIDIAGGETGSIPYENLSLFENNNKFQIENHASTMSYFMIINQKNEFLADKNIRKALNYGTDTSKMMSGKGASVAGLFQSTVSFVTKDNQPAYVYSVDQAKQAIETSGFRWNDSSKLYEKDGKPISLRLVIQTEEYPEWKEMAEIFQNQMKNIGVQVDILNQERASYYDALWTNKEYDLLLYRTYTDAQLPYRFLTSLFYHTQETPGVAYQDEILTDYLDTIAGYTKSTEQQPIFDFIFNRLSEEAMTVPIYYTKQTFIHSSKIKGFTFGSIEDNPVKWHLLSIED, encoded by the coding sequence ATGTTTAAACGATTTACTGGTTTACTGTTTGTGGCAATGAGCGTAGTGCTTGTTCTTTCCTCATGCTCTGCGGGGACAGAGACAGCGTCTGTGGAAAAGGAACAACCGGTGACACGGATTACTGTAGCGATTACTCAGGATCTAAAAGGGGATAAGCTAGACGCTACTACCTATAATGGAGCAAGAGCTGTTCAAACCGCAATTTATGATGCTTTGGTAGAATTCGGCGAAGGGGAAATTAAACCAAGTCTTGCCGAGAAGTGGGAAGTTTCTGATGATGGCAAGACATATACGTTTCACTTGCGAGAAGGCGTGTTATTCTCCGATGGCAGTCCTCTCACCTCGGAAGCGGTGAAGTTCTCTATTCAGCGTACGGTTGCCAACGAGGAAACGGCTTCACTTGAAATCAGCAGGAAGCTAGACAAAGTAGAAACGCCGGATGCGAGAACAGTGGTGCTTACGTTTAAAGAAATTGCGTCACAAACCCTGCTTGAGCTTAGCCAAGCAAGACCACTACGGATTATGAGCCCGAATGCTGTAACGCCAGCAGGAGATATTAATGGTGAATTTGTGAAGCCTATTGGTACAGGGCCATGGCAACTAGAAAGCTACAAGGAAGCCGCGGAGACAATACTTGCAGCTAATGTACACTATTGGAAAGAGCCGGCATCGAAGTATCAACTTGTATTCAAAGTGATAACGGATCCGCAGGCTCGTGTACTAGCGCTTCAGAACGGTGAAATTGATATCGCAGGTGGTGAGACAGGCAGCATTCCTTATGAAAACCTGTCCTTATTCGAGAACAACAATAAATTCCAAATTGAAAATCATGCTAGTACGATGTCATATTTTATGATTATTAATCAGAAAAACGAGTTTTTAGCGGATAAAAACATTAGGAAAGCGCTGAACTACGGCACCGATACGAGTAAGATGATGAGTGGTAAAGGCGCTAGTGTTGCAGGTTTGTTCCAAAGCACGGTTTCTTTCGTTACAAAGGACAACCAACCCGCTTATGTTTATAGCGTTGATCAGGCAAAGCAAGCTATAGAAACATCAGGCTTTCGTTGGAATGATAGTAGCAAGTTATACGAAAAAGATGGCAAACCAATTTCACTGAGACTCGTTATTCAAACGGAGGAATACCCGGAGTGGAAGGAAATGGCGGAGATCTTCCAGAACCAAATGAAGAACATTGGCGTACAGGTTGATATTTTAAACCAAGAGCGTGCTTCATACTATGACGCGCTATGGACGAACAAGGAGTATGATCTTCTGTTATATCGTACCTACACGGATGCTCAACTTCCTTATCGTTTCTTGACATCCTTGTTCTATCATACACAAGAGACTCCTGGAGTTGCATATCAGGATGAGATTTTAACTGATTATTTGGATACGATAGCCGGATATACCAAATCAACGGAGCAACAACCGATTTTTGACTTCATTTTCAATAGGCTTAGTGAAGAAGCAATGACCGTACCTATCTATTATACAAAACAGACCTTCATCCATAGTAGCAAAATTAAAGGGTTCACATTTGGTTCGATCGAGGATAATCCTGTTAAATGGCATCTATTGTCCATTGAGGACTAG
- a CDS encoding right-handed parallel beta-helix repeat-containing protein: MNILKLVLTMLLGLQLTLLSGEPAIASAGDTNEEPQNEYAIELSRFGIHKNGTHPVETTQGINNALKWAAQNGIKKTSLPSGTYLIDKNSQINMVSNMIFELPMDAILQKETNAKESYHLMYLGYGIHNVTLRGGTYKGDKATHDYSKKDNKHSSGTHEGGYGIITLGAANLTIDGVQATNFTGDGLILGGHGTMVTDLYENQFISGAIDDKGKNVSNSKKVRTKDPLNFSHAIFKTEREFEFSNAIKLPGVFDIFFYKSNGMFIKKLANARVRDIIQIPEGATQFHLVFDQATKKQAYIEFWNRKVTTNVLVQNSEFAYNRRQGITVGGADQVLITNNKLHDMKGAMPQAGIDLEGGFGENGNRNSNITIKGNQFYNNASYDVILYDGKDAIVEDNHFASKGAIGLAISEPFKGALVKNNHFDGSRIFAAHDATFIGNRMNDSYTTLEGPNIKIEDMTFTDSTFALSAKTPFGISASNITINNNKKSDSGLSIWGKPVHLKDITINGEGTLRVVTGGAAEGSIFDRLKVIGYSTTYGVTLPPGTYNNCEFVGAAGTGKFGSISVALAGKYVFDGCSFESPEALSTLLLGEHPKLDLTIKNSNFKLLGNTQAISVQAAKNLLLENNTITAAKLTSEKTELIRINDIWKRNEAHDVLKAVIRGNTITTNLSAIGIATLYAGTGAPAYIIENNTLYTAKLLNKKNDVLKNNLLKS; the protein is encoded by the coding sequence GTGAATATTTTAAAGCTGGTGTTGACGATGCTGCTTGGCTTGCAGCTTACGCTGCTGTCCGGGGAGCCTGCGATAGCGAGTGCAGGAGATACAAACGAAGAACCGCAAAACGAATATGCGATTGAATTGAGCCGATTCGGCATTCACAAGAATGGTACACATCCGGTTGAGACAACCCAAGGGATTAATAATGCTTTGAAGTGGGCAGCCCAAAACGGCATAAAGAAAACTTCGCTGCCATCTGGCACTTATTTGATTGATAAGAATAGCCAAATTAATATGGTCAGCAATATGATCTTTGAATTGCCGATGGATGCCATTCTCCAGAAGGAGACGAATGCGAAAGAGAGCTATCATTTGATGTATTTGGGATATGGGATTCATAATGTGACGCTGAGAGGCGGTACCTACAAGGGCGATAAAGCTACACATGACTATTCCAAGAAAGATAATAAGCATAGCTCAGGCACGCATGAAGGCGGGTATGGCATCATCACGCTGGGTGCTGCGAATCTAACGATTGATGGCGTTCAAGCTACTAACTTTACAGGCGACGGGCTCATATTGGGCGGGCATGGGACGATGGTCACGGACTTATATGAGAACCAATTTATTTCCGGGGCAATTGACGATAAAGGGAAAAATGTATCCAATTCCAAAAAGGTTAGAACGAAGGATCCGCTGAACTTTTCGCACGCGATTTTCAAGACGGAACGCGAGTTCGAATTTTCGAATGCAATCAAGCTGCCTGGAGTATTCGATATCTTTTTTTACAAGTCGAATGGCATGTTTATAAAGAAACTGGCGAATGCTAGAGTAAGAGACATTATTCAAATACCGGAGGGTGCGACCCAGTTCCATCTTGTATTTGATCAAGCAACGAAGAAACAGGCTTATATCGAATTTTGGAACCGTAAAGTTACGACGAATGTGCTAGTCCAAAACTCTGAGTTTGCCTATAACCGAAGACAGGGCATCACAGTGGGCGGGGCGGATCAGGTGCTCATCACGAATAACAAGCTTCACGATATGAAGGGGGCCATGCCTCAGGCCGGAATCGATCTGGAAGGCGGATTCGGCGAGAATGGCAATCGCAATAGCAATATTACCATCAAAGGCAATCAGTTTTACAACAATGCCTCTTATGATGTAATTTTGTATGATGGCAAGGATGCGATCGTAGAGGATAATCATTTTGCTTCTAAGGGAGCAATCGGCCTGGCGATATCCGAGCCGTTTAAAGGCGCGTTGGTCAAAAATAATCATTTTGATGGCTCGCGTATTTTTGCGGCGCATGATGCAACTTTTATCGGTAATCGAATGAATGATTCGTATACGACCTTAGAGGGGCCAAATATTAAAATCGAGGATATGACGTTTACGGATTCTACGTTTGCCCTCAGCGCTAAGACGCCTTTTGGCATCAGCGCATCTAATATTACGATCAACAACAATAAAAAGAGTGATTCCGGCCTTTCGATTTGGGGCAAGCCGGTTCATTTGAAGGACATTACGATTAACGGTGAAGGCACGCTTCGAGTTGTGACGGGAGGCGCAGCGGAGGGCTCTATTTTTGACCGATTAAAGGTCATTGGCTACAGTACCACGTATGGTGTTACGCTGCCGCCAGGTACCTATAACAACTGCGAGTTCGTGGGAGCAGCGGGAACAGGGAAATTCGGTTCGATCAGTGTTGCATTGGCGGGAAAATACGTGTTTGACGGCTGTTCCTTTGAATCGCCGGAAGCACTCAGTACTCTGCTGCTCGGCGAGCATCCGAAGCTGGATCTGACGATCAAAAACTCCAACTTCAAGCTGCTTGGCAATACACAGGCCATTAGCGTACAAGCAGCCAAAAACCTGCTTCTGGAGAACAATACGATTACAGCAGCTAAGCTGACGTCCGAAAAAACGGAATTGATCCGCATTAACGATATTTGGAAGCGGAATGAAGCGCATGATGTGCTGAAAGCCGTGATTAGAGGGAATACGATTACAACGAATTTATCTGCCATCGGGATTGCTACTTTGTATGCGGGTACGGGAGCCCCAGCGTACATAATCGAGAACAATACGCTGTATACAGCAAAGCTGCTGAACAAAAAAAATGACGTGCTCAAAAACAATTTGTTGAAAAGCTAG
- a CDS encoding class I SAM-dependent methyltransferase: MTINKQQLKEHQDYWDKGADIYDGIIDNEIMNDSYGKWEAILSKLLKDKPPLKILDVGTGPGFFSILLSRMGHQVTAIDSSPEMIAKANKNAIKYECDITIIQSDILGFTPMHSFDLIISRNVTWFLPNPVTVYERWHSWLEDSGQVIIFDGNWNLFLTDPKEAALFQLAKQEAIAAGYVPYRTEEEISEGDQIALTLPLTYVKRPAWDIGLLSYIGFREVNTLHGFDVGLHSRTEQILNKYRPMFAIVANK; this comes from the coding sequence ATGACCATCAATAAACAGCAGCTAAAAGAGCATCAAGATTACTGGGATAAAGGAGCCGACATCTATGATGGAATTATAGACAATGAGATCATGAACGATTCCTATGGCAAATGGGAAGCAATACTTAGCAAACTACTGAAGGATAAACCACCGTTGAAGATTCTCGATGTCGGTACAGGCCCAGGCTTTTTCAGCATTCTTCTCTCGCGTATGGGACACCAAGTTACCGCAATCGACTCATCGCCAGAAATGATTGCCAAGGCAAATAAAAACGCAATCAAATACGAATGTGACATTACAATCATTCAGTCAGATATTTTGGGATTTACTCCTATGCATTCGTTTGATTTAATTATTTCCAGAAACGTAACGTGGTTTTTGCCAAACCCAGTAACGGTATATGAACGTTGGCACTCATGGCTGGAAGATAGCGGACAAGTTATCATTTTCGACGGGAACTGGAACCTGTTTCTTACAGATCCCAAAGAAGCCGCCTTGTTTCAGTTAGCCAAGCAAGAAGCGATCGCTGCAGGTTATGTTCCTTATCGTACGGAGGAAGAAATCTCGGAGGGTGATCAAATTGCGTTGACGCTCCCGCTTACATATGTGAAACGGCCGGCTTGGGATATCGGACTGCTCTCGTATATCGGCTTTCGAGAAGTGAATACTCTGCACGGTTTCGACGTAGGTCTACATTCAAGAACGGAGCAAATATTGAATAAATATCGTCCCATGTTTGCCATTGTTGCAAATAAATAA
- a CDS encoding TetR/AcrR family transcriptional regulator yields the protein MVRPRNFDEIDVLKKAMTLFWTKGYEMASLTDLLNVTGLSKSSLYETFGNKHDLFVRAFDLYRKERLLVLNNYLSNENVYQGIELFFMDLLNVVSKGCMTSNEAIELAPHDKEFQKMIEKDFEDIEHAFLNAIEIGKRNGSIQSKIDSLKLARFLTVSLQGINVMVRAQTNQDRIVDFVSVILGNLR from the coding sequence ATGGTTCGTCCACGTAACTTTGATGAAATAGATGTATTAAAGAAAGCGATGACTTTATTCTGGACTAAAGGTTATGAAATGGCATCCCTAACTGATTTGCTAAATGTTACTGGACTTAGTAAAAGTAGTTTATATGAGACTTTTGGTAACAAACATGATTTATTTGTGAGAGCATTTGATTTATATCGCAAGGAGCGTCTATTAGTATTAAATAATTATTTGAGTAATGAGAATGTATACCAGGGTATCGAATTATTTTTTATGGACCTCCTTAATGTCGTAAGCAAAGGCTGCATGACGTCAAATGAAGCTATCGAATTGGCGCCACATGATAAAGAATTTCAAAAAATGATTGAAAAAGATTTCGAAGATATTGAACATGCATTTTTAAATGCAATTGAGATTGGTAAACGCAATGGTTCTATTCAGTCTAAAATCGATTCACTAAAGCTTGCTCGATTTTTAACGGTCTCCTTACAAGGGATAAATGTGATGGTGCGAGCTCAAACAAATCAAGACAGGATTGTGGATTTCGTGTCTGTAATTTTAGGGAATTTGAGATAG